The following are encoded in a window of Chionomys nivalis chromosome X, mChiNiv1.1, whole genome shotgun sequence genomic DNA:
- the Chst7 gene encoding carbohydrate sulfotransferase 7 encodes MKGRRRRRREYCKFTLLLVLYTLLLLLIPSVLDSGSKQDKGVRNCPGLPRSLGVWSLEAAAAGEREQNAEVRSRAEGDAGLYPGSPGNLSAVGEAVAQEKQHIYVHATWRTGSSFLGELFNQHPDVFYLYEPMWHLWQALYPGDAESLQGALRDMLRSLFRCDFSVLRLYAQPGDPAARAPDSANLTTTMLFRWRTNKVICSPPLCPAAPLARAEVGLVEDKACESSCPPVPLRALEAECRKYPVVVIKDVRLLDLGVLVPLLRDPGLNLKVVQLFRDPRAVHNSRLKSRHGLLRESIQVLRTRQRGDRFHRVLLAHGVGARPGAQARALPSAPRADFFLTSALEVICEAWLRDLLFARGAPTWLRRRYLKLRYEDLVWQPQAQLRRLLRFSGLRTLATLDAFAFNMTRGSAYGADRPFHLSARDAREAVYAWRERLSQEQVRQVEAACAPAMRLLAYPRSRDEGNVDSARERETPLETKANWAT; translated from the coding sequence ATGAagggccggcggcggcggcgccgaGAGTACTGCAAGTTCACGCTGCTCTTGGTGCTCTACACGCTTCTGCTACTGCTCATCCCCTCTGTACTGGACAGTGGCAGCAAGCAGGACAAGGGCGTCAGGAACTGCCCCGGCCTGCCGCGCAGCTTGGGCGTTTGGAGCCTGGAGGCGGCGGCGGCTGGAGAGCGTGAGCAGAACGCGGAGGTGCGATCTCGGGCCGAAGGAGACGCGGGTCTATACCCTGGGTCCCCAGGCAACCTTAGCGCCGTCGGGGAGGCGGTGGCCCAGGAGAAGCAACACATCTATGTTCATGCCACCTGGCGTACTGGCTCGTCCTTTCTGGGCGAACTCTTCAACCAGCACCCGGACGTTTTCTACTTGTATGAGCCTATGTGGCATCTGTGGCAGGCGCTGTATCCGGGCGACGCCGAGAGCCTACAAGGCGCGCTAAGAGACATGCTGCGCTCCCTCTTCCGCTGTGACTTCTCTGTGCTGCGGCTCTACGCGCAGCCCGGGGACCCCGCAGCGCGAGCACCGGACTCGGCCAACCTCACCACGACCATGCTCTTCCGCTGGCGGACCAACAAGGTCATCTGCTCGCCGCCGCTGTGTCCTGCCGCGCCTCTCGCTCGCGCCGAGGTGGGCCTCGTCGAGGACAAAGCCTGTGAAAGCAGTTGCCCGCCCGTCCCGCTCCGTGCCCTGGAGGCCGAGTGCCGCAAGTACCCGGTGGTGGTCATCAAGGACGTGCGGCTGCTCGACCTGGGCGTGCTGGTGCCCCTCCTACGTGACCCGGGCCTCAACCTGAAAGTGGTGCAACTCTTCCGTGACCCACGGGCAGTGCACAACTCACGTCTCAAGTCTAGGCATGGGCTGCTGCGCGAGAGCATCCAGGTGCTGCGCACGCGCCAGAGGGGCGACCGCTTCCACCGGGTGCTTCTGGCGCACGGCGTGGGTGCACGTCCCGGAGCCCAGGCTCGTGCGCTGCCCTCCGCGCCCCGAGCCGATTTCTTCCTAACCAGCGCGCTCGAGGTGATCTGCGAGGCCTGGCTGCGCGACCTGCTATTCGCACGCGGTGCGCCCACCTGGCTCAGGCGTCGCTACCTGAAGCTGCGCTACGAGGACCTGGTGTGGCAGCCCCAAGCCCAGTTGCGCCGCCTGCTGCGCTTCTCCGGGCTGCGGACGCTCGCCACGCTCGATGCCTTTGCCTTCAACATGACGAGGGGTTCAGCTTATGGCGCAGATCGGCCCTTTCACTTGTCTGCCCGGGACGCCCGAGAGGCTGTGTACGCCTGGCGCGAGCGGCTGAGCCAAGAGCAGGTGCGCCAGGTGGAAGCCGCCTGCGCCCCTGCCATGCGACTGCTGGCCTACCCTCGCAGCAGAGACGAGGGCAACGTGGATAGCGCCAGGGAAAGGGAGACACCCCTGGAGACCAAGGCCAACTGGGCCACGTAA